From one Brevundimonas sp. PAMC22021 genomic stretch:
- a CDS encoding anthranilate synthase component I family protein yields MSPPDRPIALSVCRSRPASWVEPGRVATGLRDAVGLAALVSNGEGAGGRWSHVAAEPDEVLVVDRSQGGLFDALRDPAWSAGVIGLAAYDAGARAATGGRGGVWPDLMLARYPAMLRFDHRLRTVEAIGRGADAEAADRALDRAMAWLDGAVDAEAPPPPAETMAEEGSGADYEAAVADVVSRIGAGELFQANIARAWGGRLYDGAQPFDVFLRLQAKRASAYGALWRLGEWALVSNSPELFLSLEGGRLEARPIKGTRPRGRDAEQDAALAAELSGSAKDRAENLMIVDLMRNDLARAAEPGSVRVEALCEVESHPTVHHLVSTVSARLRTGLHAADALEATFPPGSITGAPKHQAMKVIAAHEPPRGPWCGSLFLLGEGRMTASVLIRTAAFERSGRRWRFRTLAGAGITADSDPQEERLETEAKIRALAEALIGDQGVSVTGAVSRGRL; encoded by the coding sequence ATGAGCCCGCCCGACCGCCCGATCGCCCTGTCCGTTTGTCGGTCAAGACCAGCCTCCTGGGTCGAGCCGGGGCGGGTGGCGACCGGCCTGAGAGATGCGGTCGGTCTGGCGGCTCTGGTCTCGAACGGCGAGGGCGCGGGCGGGCGGTGGTCCCACGTCGCGGCCGAACCGGACGAAGTCCTGGTTGTGGATCGAAGCCAGGGGGGGCTGTTCGACGCCCTGCGCGATCCCGCCTGGAGCGCCGGCGTGATCGGCCTGGCGGCCTATGACGCCGGCGCGCGGGCGGCGACAGGAGGGCGTGGCGGGGTGTGGCCGGACCTGATGCTGGCGCGCTATCCGGCCATGCTGCGCTTCGATCATCGGTTGCGAACGGTCGAGGCGATCGGGCGGGGCGCGGACGCAGAGGCTGCCGACCGCGCTCTGGATCGGGCGATGGCTTGGCTGGATGGCGCAGTCGATGCAGAGGCGCCGCCGCCCCCGGCCGAGACGATGGCGGAGGAGGGGTCCGGCGCGGACTACGAGGCCGCCGTGGCCGATGTGGTCAGCCGCATCGGCGCGGGCGAACTGTTCCAGGCCAACATCGCGCGGGCTTGGGGCGGACGACTGTATGACGGCGCGCAGCCGTTCGACGTGTTTCTGCGGCTGCAGGCGAAGCGCGCCTCGGCCTATGGCGCGCTCTGGCGGCTGGGGGAGTGGGCGCTGGTGTCGAACTCGCCGGAGCTGTTCCTGTCGCTGGAGGGCGGGCGGCTGGAGGCGCGGCCGATCAAGGGGACGCGACCGCGCGGAAGGGACGCGGAGCAAGATGCGGCGCTCGCGGCCGAGCTGTCCGGCAGCGCCAAGGATCGCGCCGAAAATCTGATGATCGTCGATCTGATGCGCAACGACCTGGCGCGGGCGGCCGAGCCCGGATCGGTGCGGGTCGAGGCGCTGTGCGAGGTCGAAAGCCACCCCACCGTGCATCACCTGGTCTCGACCGTGAGCGCGCGGCTGAGGACCGGGCTCCATGCCGCCGATGCGCTGGAGGCGACCTTTCCGCCGGGATCGATCACCGGCGCGCCCAAGCACCAGGCGATGAAGGTGATCGCCGCGCACGAGCCGCCGCGCGGTCCGTGGTGTGGGTCGCTGTTCCTGCTGGGGGAGGGGCGGATGACGGCGTCGGTGCTGATCCGTACGGCGGCGTTCGAGCGATCAGGGCGACGCTGGCGCTTTCGCACCCTGGCCGGCGCCGGGATCACCGCCGACAGCGATCCCCAAGAGGAGCGGCTGGAAACCGAGGCCAAGATCCGCGCGCTGGCCGAGGCGCTGATCGGCGATCAGGGTGTAAGCGTGACCGGAGCGGTGTCTCGCGGCAGATTGTAG
- a CDS encoding transcriptional regulator translates to MADDFDINRIDEVIHGRIRLGIMAYLAGAERADFNTLKARLETTDGNLSVHLRKLEDAGFVETTKSFRGRKPLTEAAMTEAGRTAFVAYLDAMAGLAPPR, encoded by the coding sequence ATGGCGGACGACTTCGACATCAATCGAATAGACGAGGTCATCCACGGCCGGATTCGCCTGGGGATCATGGCCTACTTGGCGGGAGCGGAGCGGGCGGATTTCAACACCCTGAAGGCCCGGCTCGAGACCACCGACGGCAATCTTTCGGTCCATCTGCGCAAGCTGGAGGACGCCGGCTTCGTCGAAACCACCAAGAGCTTTCGGGGGCGAAAGCCCCTGACAGAGGCGGCCATGACTGAGGCGGGGCGCACGGCCTTTGTCGCCTACCTGGACGCCATGGCGGGGCTGGCGCCGCCTCGCTAA
- a CDS encoding AMP nucleosidase codes for MTDTNTQPMTAEAALDRLETLYNQSVGNLRGAVRAFVETGARPDAAERADGLFAYPELRVLWDGDRTQALEPRAYARLAHRGTYSTTITRPELFRAYLTEQLSLLEREYGATFDVGLSRQEIPFPYVTDGLDVALDRSMTAGLARWFPTTDLAHIGDEIADGLFDPSGDFPLSHFDGLRTDFSLARLRHYTGTPVEDMQSYVLFTNYNRYIDEFVRWACEQLKAPNSPYDKLSCAGGVVVTRDTADPDAALSENAWKKHQMPAYHLTAPGGKGITVVNIGVGPSNAKTITDHLAVIRPHVWLMIGHCGGLRASQSIGDYVLAHAYLRDDHVLDAVLPPDIPIPSIAEVQRALYDATKSVSGMPGEEVKRRLRTGTVVTTDDRNWELRYSKSALRFNQSRAVAIDMESATIAAQGYRFRVPYGTLLCVSDKPLHGEIKLPGQANRFYEGSISEHLQIGIQAIDLMRAEGQRLHSRKLRAFDEPPFR; via the coding sequence ATGACAGACACCAATACACAGCCGATGACGGCTGAGGCGGCGCTGGACCGCCTCGAAACCCTCTACAATCAATCCGTGGGCAATCTGCGAGGCGCCGTGCGCGCCTTCGTGGAGACCGGCGCTCGCCCCGATGCGGCCGAGCGCGCCGACGGCCTGTTCGCCTATCCCGAGCTGCGAGTGCTGTGGGACGGCGACCGCACCCAGGCCCTGGAGCCTCGCGCCTACGCCCGGCTGGCGCATCGCGGAACCTACAGCACCACCATCACGCGGCCGGAACTGTTCCGCGCCTATCTGACCGAGCAACTGAGCCTGCTGGAGCGGGAGTATGGCGCGACCTTCGACGTCGGGCTGTCCCGCCAGGAAATTCCCTTCCCCTATGTGACCGACGGACTCGACGTGGCGCTGGACCGGTCGATGACGGCGGGGCTGGCGCGCTGGTTCCCGACCACGGACCTGGCGCACATTGGCGACGAGATCGCCGACGGCCTGTTTGACCCGTCCGGCGACTTTCCGCTGTCGCACTTCGACGGCCTGCGGACGGACTTCTCGCTGGCGCGGCTGCGGCACTACACCGGCACGCCGGTCGAGGACATGCAGTCCTATGTGCTGTTCACCAACTACAATCGCTACATCGACGAGTTCGTGCGCTGGGCCTGCGAGCAGCTGAAGGCGCCGAACAGCCCCTACGACAAGCTGTCGTGTGCGGGCGGCGTGGTGGTGACGCGCGACACCGCCGATCCGGATGCGGCGCTCAGCGAGAACGCCTGGAAGAAGCACCAGATGCCCGCCTATCACCTGACCGCGCCGGGCGGGAAGGGGATCACCGTGGTCAACATCGGCGTGGGCCCGTCCAACGCCAAGACCATCACCGACCACCTCGCGGTGATCCGGCCGCACGTGTGGCTTATGATCGGTCACTGCGGGGGCCTGCGCGCCAGCCAGTCGATCGGCGACTATGTGCTGGCCCACGCCTATCTGCGCGACGACCATGTGCTGGACGCGGTGCTGCCGCCGGACATTCCGATCCCCTCGATCGCCGAGGTGCAGCGCGCCCTCTATGACGCCACCAAGTCGGTCAGCGGCATGCCGGGCGAAGAGGTCAAGCGCCGCCTGCGCACCGGCACGGTGGTGACCACCGACGATCGGAACTGGGAGCTGCGCTATTCCAAGTCGGCGCTGCGGTTCAACCAGAGCCGGGCCGTCGCCATCGACATGGAGTCCGCCACCATCGCCGCCCAGGGCTATCGTTTCCGTGTGCCCTACGGGACCCTGCTGTGCGTGTCGGACAAGCCGCTGCATGGCGAGATCAAGCTGCCGGGTCAGGCGAACCGGTTCTACGAGGGCTCGATCTCCGAACACCTGCAGATCGGCATCCAGGCCATCGACCTGATGCGCGCGGAGGGGCAACGCCTGCATTCCCGCAAGCTGCGCGCCTTCGACGAGCCGCCGTTCCGCTGA
- a CDS encoding multidrug effflux MFS transporter yields the protein MTASAALPARREPGFVEFVCLIALMMALNALAIDSMLPALPHIGEDLGVANENTRQWVVTAYLLGFGGAQLIYGPLADRFGRKRVLLTGVGIYVLFSLLATLAPSFETLIAARVGQGLGSACTRVLAVSIVRDRYEGRTMARVMSFSFLVFLGVPILAPSIGQLIMLVGPWRWIFAGLGLVGVCLIVWAALRLPETLKPEDRLPIQARRLMSAYRVALTDRTAVGYTLAMTAITGALFGFINSSQQIFADVFEAEAQFPAIFALIAGGIAVASLVNARWVVKLGSRRISHTALIGFTFVAAVHAAVALSGHESIWTFAVLQTLTMFCFGLIAGNFGSMAMETMGKIAGTASSVQGFISTIGGSLLGFAIGQQFNGTVAPMTLGFTGFGLMALAFVLFAERGKLFRAHHAAAPAKA from the coding sequence ATGACCGCTTCCGCCGCCCTCCCCGCCCGGCGCGAGCCCGGCTTCGTCGAGTTCGTTTGTCTGATCGCCCTGATGATGGCGCTGAACGCGCTCGCCATCGACTCCATGCTGCCGGCCCTGCCGCACATCGGAGAGGATCTGGGCGTCGCCAACGAGAACACCCGGCAGTGGGTCGTGACCGCCTATCTTCTCGGCTTCGGCGGGGCGCAGCTGATCTACGGCCCGCTGGCCGACCGGTTCGGGCGAAAGCGCGTGCTGCTGACGGGGGTGGGCATCTATGTGCTGTTCAGCCTTTTGGCGACGCTAGCGCCCAGCTTCGAAACCCTGATCGCCGCCCGCGTCGGCCAGGGCCTGGGCAGCGCCTGCACCCGCGTGCTGGCCGTCTCCATCGTGCGCGACCGCTACGAGGGCCGCACCATGGCGCGCGTCATGTCGTTCAGCTTCCTGGTGTTCCTGGGCGTGCCGATCCTGGCGCCGTCGATCGGTCAGCTGATCATGCTGGTCGGCCCCTGGCGCTGGATTTTCGCAGGGCTTGGCCTGGTCGGCGTCTGCCTGATCGTCTGGGCCGCGCTGCGCCTGCCCGAGACGCTGAAGCCCGAGGATCGCCTGCCGATCCAGGCGCGCCGGCTCATGTCGGCCTACCGCGTCGCCCTGACCGACCGCACGGCCGTCGGCTACACCCTGGCCATGACCGCCATCACCGGCGCCCTGTTCGGCTTCATCAATTCGTCTCAGCAGATCTTCGCCGACGTGTTCGAGGCCGAGGCGCAATTTCCCGCCATCTTCGCCCTGATCGCCGGCGGCATCGCGGTCGCGTCACTGGTGAATGCGCGGTGGGTGGTGAAGCTCGGCTCGCGTCGCATCTCGCACACGGCCCTGATCGGCTTCACCTTCGTGGCCGCCGTTCATGCGGCGGTGGCGCTGAGCGGCCATGAATCCATCTGGACCTTTGCGGTGCTGCAGACCCTGACCATGTTCTGCTTTGGCCTGATCGCCGGCAACTTCGGCTCAATGGCCATGGAGACGATGGGCAAGATCGCCGGCACGGCCTCGTCGGTCCAGGGCTTCATCTCCACCATCGGCGGCTCGTTGCTGGGCTTCGCCATCGGCCAGCAGTTCAACGGCACCGTCGCCCCGATGACGCTGGGCTTTACCGGCTTTGGCCTGATGGCGCTGGCATTCGTGCTGTTCGCCGAGCGCGGCAAGCTGTTCCGCGCCCACCATGCGGCGGCGCCCGCCAAGGCTTGA
- a CDS encoding M1 family metallopeptidase, which translates to MIRTRAGLVSALALAAALGVSACSTTGGSDMPPLPASANAPVDYARDVHSYARPEIARVRHVALDLSADFAAKTLSGKAALDIQGVAGANEIILDIRDMDIRSVSDASGQPLQFEAGANDPVLGQPLTIRFPALSAGETRRIVIDYSTRPNAAALQWLSPQQTAGGQKPYLFSQGQAILTRTWVPTQDSPGIRQTYDARITAPADLTAVMSAEMLTEGGEAAANGQKAWRFRMTNPIPPYLIALGIGDLTFAPLDERTGVWTEPSRLAASAHELEPTAAMVDAAEKLYGPYRWGRYDLLVLPPSFPFGGMENPRLTFATPTIIAGDRSLVSLVAHELAHSWSGNLVTNATWSDFWLNEGFTVYFENRIMEAVYGRDRAMQEQVLGYDSLQETLASLPAADTRLKIELDGRDPDDGLTDIAYEKGALFLRTIERVVGRERFDAWLTGYFDRNAFRPMTTEQFLADVREHLTHNDPVLEQQLQMDAWIYQPGLPSNAVAPTSPAFAPVDAAAVAFFRDKGPASAIPWSGWNTQQRQRFLGWRPEGLRATADWLTAAQLADLQSTLNLTNEGNSELTFAWLQIAMAHRYQPAVPTAERFLTEQGRRKFVLPLFTTLWGEGDWGRTLARRIYAQARPLYHPVTTGSVDQLVGRP; encoded by the coding sequence ATGATCCGCACTCGCGCCGGCCTGGTCTCGGCCCTCGCTCTCGCCGCCGCGCTCGGCGTCTCGGCCTGCTCCACCACCGGAGGCTCAGACATGCCGCCCCTTCCCGCATCGGCCAACGCGCCGGTCGACTATGCGCGCGACGTCCACTCCTACGCCCGGCCCGAGATTGCGCGCGTGCGCCACGTGGCGCTGGACCTGTCCGCCGACTTCGCGGCCAAGACCCTGTCCGGCAAGGCGGCGCTGGACATCCAGGGCGTGGCGGGCGCCAACGAGATCATTCTCGACATCCGCGACATGGACATCCGCTCGGTGTCCGACGCGTCGGGCCAGCCTTTGCAGTTCGAGGCAGGCGCGAACGATCCGGTGCTGGGCCAGCCGCTGACGATCCGCTTTCCCGCCCTGTCGGCGGGCGAGACGCGGCGCATCGTCATCGACTATTCGACGCGCCCGAACGCCGCCGCCCTTCAGTGGCTCAGCCCGCAGCAGACGGCAGGAGGCCAGAAGCCTTATCTGTTCAGCCAGGGCCAGGCGATCCTCACCCGCACCTGGGTTCCGACCCAGGACAGCCCCGGCATTCGCCAGACCTATGACGCCCGCATCACCGCGCCTGCCGACCTCACGGCGGTGATGAGCGCCGAGATGCTGACGGAGGGCGGCGAGGCGGCGGCGAACGGCCAAAAGGCTTGGCGCTTCCGCATGACCAACCCGATCCCGCCCTATCTGATCGCGCTGGGGATCGGCGACCTGACCTTTGCGCCGCTGGACGAGCGCACCGGCGTCTGGACCGAGCCCAGCCGCCTGGCCGCCAGCGCGCATGAGCTTGAGCCCACCGCCGCCATGGTGGACGCGGCCGAGAAACTCTACGGCCCCTATCGCTGGGGCCGCTACGACCTGCTGGTCCTGCCGCCGTCCTTCCCGTTCGGCGGGATGGAGAATCCGCGCCTGACCTTTGCCACCCCGACGATCATCGCCGGCGACCGCTCGCTGGTGTCTCTGGTGGCGCACGAGCTGGCGCACAGCTGGTCCGGCAACCTGGTGACCAATGCGACCTGGTCGGACTTCTGGCTGAACGAGGGCTTCACCGTCTATTTCGAGAACCGCATCATGGAGGCGGTCTATGGCCGCGACCGCGCGATGCAGGAGCAGGTGCTGGGCTACGACAGCCTGCAGGAGACGCTGGCCAGCCTGCCCGCCGCCGACACCCGCCTGAAGATCGAGCTGGACGGCCGCGATCCCGACGACGGCCTGACCGACATCGCCTATGAAAAGGGCGCCCTGTTCCTGCGCACCATCGAGCGGGTCGTGGGTCGTGAGCGGTTCGACGCCTGGCTGACCGGCTATTTCGACCGCAACGCCTTCCGGCCGATGACCACCGAGCAGTTCCTCGCCGACGTCCGCGAGCACCTGACCCATAATGATCCGGTGCTGGAGCAACAGCTGCAGATGGACGCCTGGATCTATCAGCCGGGCCTGCCGTCGAACGCGGTCGCGCCGACCTCGCCGGCCTTTGCGCCGGTGGATGCGGCGGCCGTCGCCTTCTTCCGCGACAAGGGTCCGGCCTCGGCCATCCCGTGGAGCGGCTGGAACACCCAGCAGCGCCAGCGTTTCCTCGGCTGGCGTCCGGAGGGCTTGCGCGCCACCGCCGATTGGCTGACGGCCGCGCAACTGGCGGACCTCCAGTCCACGCTGAACCTGACCAACGAAGGCAACAGCGAGCTGACCTTCGCCTGGCTGCAGATCGCCATGGCGCACCGCTACCAGCCCGCCGTGCCGACCGCCGAACGCTTCCTGACTGAACAGGGCCGTCGCAAGTTCGTCCTGCCGCTGTTCACCACCCTGTGGGGCGAGGGCGACTGGGGCCGGACGTTGGCCCGCCGCATCTATGCGCAGGCGCGGCCCCTGTATCACCCGGTCACCACCGGCTCGGTCGATCAGCTGGTCGGGCGGCCTTAA
- the mutM gene encoding bifunctional DNA-formamidopyrimidine glycosylase/DNA-(apurinic or apyrimidinic site) lyase, with the protein MPELPEVETVRRGLEPVLAGARLCRVRINRPDLRFPFPDRFVERLEGAVVQRIERRAKYLLLPLSTGETWIAHLGMTGRFTLDGMQLGEFEEAAPIAGKHEHFSACAIRDDAVTRIGFADARRFGFMGLVPSSEVETHPWFAALGPEPLGNGFSAAHLHAAFAGRKQSIKVSLLDQRIVAGLGNIYVCEALYRARISPTVAGGKVSRPRLERLAVEVRNVLNDAIEAGGSTLRDFANAEGGQGYFQHRFDVYGREGEPCRGDDCSGRVARIVQGGRSTFFCPSCQKR; encoded by the coding sequence ATGCCCGAACTTCCCGAGGTCGAGACGGTCCGGCGGGGGCTTGAGCCGGTGCTTGCGGGCGCGCGGCTGTGTCGCGTCCGCATCAACCGTCCCGACCTGCGCTTCCCCTTCCCCGACCGCTTCGTCGAGCGGCTGGAGGGGGCGGTGGTGCAGCGCATCGAGCGTCGCGCCAAATACCTGCTCCTGCCGCTGTCCACGGGCGAGACCTGGATCGCGCACCTCGGGATGACCGGCCGCTTCACCCTGGACGGGATGCAGCTTGGGGAGTTCGAGGAGGCCGCGCCCATCGCCGGCAAGCACGAACACTTCAGCGCCTGCGCGATCCGCGACGACGCCGTGACCCGCATCGGCTTCGCCGACGCTCGCCGCTTCGGCTTCATGGGCCTGGTCCCGAGCAGCGAAGTCGAGACGCATCCCTGGTTCGCGGCCTTGGGCCCCGAGCCGCTCGGCAACGGCTTTTCCGCCGCGCATCTGCACGCCGCCTTCGCCGGCCGCAAACAGTCGATCAAGGTCTCGCTGCTGGACCAGCGGATCGTGGCGGGGCTGGGCAACATCTATGTCTGCGAGGCCCTTTATCGCGCCCGCATTTCGCCCACCGTCGCCGGCGGCAAGGTCTCGCGCCCGCGCCTGGAACGGCTCGCGGTCGAGGTGCGCAACGTCCTGAACGACGCCATCGAGGCCGGCGGCTCCACCTTGCGCGACTTCGCCAACGCCGAGGGCGGCCAGGGCTATTTCCAGCATCGCTTCGACGTCTACGGGCGCGAGGGCGAGCCCTGCCGGGGCGACGATTGTTCAGGCCGCGTCGCCCGCATCGTCCAGGGCGGCCGCTCCACCTTTTTCTGCCCGTCCTGCCAGAAGCGTTAG
- a CDS encoding Gfo/Idh/MocA family protein: MRQDSRIQAVYVVTPNGLHRRDVLAAAGAGKHVLCEKPMANTSREARDMIAACERAGVKLMIAYRCQYEPYNRRARELYRSGEHGAGRLIEASNSQDHGDPAQWRSDKALAGGGSLPDIGLYCLNTIRALTGEEPVEVFARIVTDTSDPRFREVEDNVSWTMRFPSGVMANCSSSYSAHNYKTLRYQSQKAWNRVDDAFAYTGQSMTISMREGDQAAETSPNIPHKNQFALEIDHFAQCIQENLQPHTPGEEGLQDHRIMEAIYRSAETGRPVTLDRVEGLDVFRGPEPKEG, translated from the coding sequence ATCCGGCAGGATAGCCGCATCCAGGCCGTCTATGTCGTCACGCCCAACGGCCTGCACCGGCGCGACGTGCTGGCTGCCGCCGGGGCCGGCAAGCACGTGTTGTGCGAAAAGCCGATGGCCAACACCTCCAGAGAGGCGCGCGACATGATCGCGGCCTGCGAGCGGGCGGGCGTCAAGCTGATGATCGCCTATCGTTGCCAGTACGAACCCTACAACCGCCGGGCGCGCGAGCTGTATCGCTCGGGCGAACATGGGGCGGGTCGATTGATCGAGGCGTCCAACAGCCAGGACCACGGCGATCCCGCCCAGTGGCGCAGCGACAAGGCGCTGGCGGGCGGCGGCTCGCTGCCCGACATCGGTCTGTATTGCCTGAACACCATCCGCGCCCTGACCGGGGAGGAGCCGGTGGAGGTGTTCGCCCGCATCGTCACCGACACCTCGGACCCGCGCTTCCGCGAGGTCGAGGATAATGTGTCCTGGACCATGCGCTTCCCGTCGGGCGTCATGGCCAACTGCTCATCCAGCTATTCGGCGCACAACTACAAGACCCTGCGCTACCAGAGCCAGAAGGCGTGGAACCGGGTCGACGACGCCTTCGCCTACACCGGGCAGTCGATGACCATTTCGATGCGCGAGGGCGATCAGGCGGCCGAGACGTCACCCAACATCCCGCACAAGAACCAGTTCGCGCTGGAGATCGACCACTTCGCCCAGTGCATCCAGGAGAACCTGCAGCCCCATACGCCGGGCGAGGAGGGCCTGCAGGACCACCGCATCATGGAGGCCATCTACCGCTCGGCCGAGACGGGGCGCCCGGTGACGTTGGATCGGGTCGAGGGTCTGGACGTGTTCCGGGGACCGGAGCCGAAGGAGGGCTAA
- a CDS encoding Gfo/Idh/MocA family oxidoreductase, with amino-acid sequence MSVQPPESLRLSRRTLFVAGSVGMGAMIARPVLAQSAGAERPPEIDIGRVENGKVTFPEWKGPNDAPSSPPPAPQPDEQRVGFAIVGLGRLSLEQLLPAFGETMRAKVVALVSGTPEKAQAVARQYGVSADAIYGYDD; translated from the coding sequence ATGTCCGTTCAGCCGCCCGAGAGCCTGCGCCTGTCGCGTCGCACCCTGTTCGTCGCCGGATCGGTTGGCATGGGCGCGATGATCGCCCGTCCCGTCCTGGCGCAAAGCGCGGGCGCTGAACGACCGCCCGAGATCGACATCGGACGGGTGGAGAACGGCAAGGTGACCTTTCCGGAATGGAAGGGGCCGAACGACGCGCCGTCCAGCCCGCCGCCCGCGCCGCAGCCGGACGAGCAGCGGGTCGGCTTTGCGATCGTGGGGCTGGGCCGGCTGTCGCTGGAGCAACTATTGCCGGCGTTCGGCGAGACCATGCGGGCCAAGGTCGTGGCGCTGGTGTCCGGGACGCCGGAGAAGGCGCAGGCCGTGGCCCGGCAGTACGGTGTGTCGGCCGATGCGATCTACGGCTACGACGACTGA
- a CDS encoding alpha/beta fold hydrolase, which translates to MRRILLLILALMAMASPALAQGAFRSDRIIVETRGRGPDVILIPGLGSTATAWGPAVNRLDDNYRLHLVTVRGFGETAIAGNAEGGIEGPVANEIRRYMAEQRLNRPALIGHSMGGQIALRVAADAREGVSRVMVVDSAPFFPALVDARATSAQIEPIAQVIYQALMLFGDSALTSQIGGFGGDLGAAGDMVFGSLGLQGGDRRILAQGLYEVMTVDLRLRLREITAPVTVAYGWSRDENNPRSKLEALFRSGFDNLRTPARFEPIEGAEHQVMSDQPQRFLAAVQRFLAS; encoded by the coding sequence ATGCGTCGCATCCTGCTTCTTATCCTGGCCCTTATGGCCATGGCTTCGCCCGCGCTTGCGCAAGGGGCGTTTCGCTCTGACCGGATCATCGTGGAGACGCGCGGGCGCGGCCCCGACGTGATCCTGATCCCCGGCCTGGGCTCGACGGCCACGGCCTGGGGACCGGCGGTGAACCGACTGGACGACAACTATCGACTGCACCTGGTCACCGTGCGCGGCTTCGGCGAGACCGCCATCGCCGGCAACGCCGAGGGCGGGATTGAGGGGCCGGTCGCCAACGAGATCCGCCGCTACATGGCCGAACAGCGGCTGAACCGCCCGGCCCTGATCGGCCACTCCATGGGCGGACAGATCGCGCTGCGCGTCGCCGCCGACGCCCGCGAAGGCGTCAGCCGGGTGATGGTGGTCGATTCCGCCCCCTTCTTTCCCGCCCTGGTCGATGCGCGCGCGACCTCGGCCCAGATCGAGCCGATCGCCCAGGTCATCTATCAGGCGCTGATGCTGTTCGGCGATTCCGCCCTGACCAGCCAGATCGGCGGCTTCGGCGGTGATCTGGGCGCGGCGGGCGACATGGTGTTCGGCAGCCTGGGGCTTCAGGGCGGCGATCGCCGCATCCTGGCCCAGGGGCTCTACGAGGTGATGACCGTCGACCTGCGCCTTCGCCTGCGCGAGATCACCGCGCCGGTGACCGTGGCCTACGGCTGGAGCCGCGACGAGAACAATCCCCGCAGCAAGCTGGAGGCCTTGTTCCGCTCCGGCTTCGACAATCTGCGCACGCCCGCCCGGTTCGAGCCCATCGAAGGCGCCGAGCACCAGGTCATGAGCGACCAGCCGCAACGCTTCCTCGCCGCCGTGCAGCGGTTCCTCGCGTCTTAG
- a CDS encoding PH domain-containing protein, with protein MSLLNALMGNANTLDAASATAELGHILIPGERVEHAYKLVRDLIVFTDKRLLLVDKQGVTAKKTEYHSVPYAKISHFSVETAGTLDMDSELKVALSGGAIFNRTFGRGVDIGDVQKVLASYVLA; from the coding sequence ATGAGCCTGCTGAACGCCCTCATGGGCAACGCCAACACCCTCGACGCCGCCTCGGCGACGGCTGAACTCGGTCACATCCTGATCCCCGGCGAACGGGTGGAGCACGCCTACAAGCTGGTGCGTGACCTGATCGTCTTCACCGACAAGCGCCTGCTGCTCGTCGACAAGCAGGGGGTGACCGCCAAGAAGACCGAATATCATTCGGTCCCCTACGCCAAGATCAGCCACTTCAGCGTCGAGACCGCCGGCACGCTCGACATGGACTCCGAACTGAAGGTGGCGCTGTCGGGCGGCGCGATCTTTAACCGCACCTTTGGGCGCGGCGTGGACATCGGCGACGTGCAAAAGGTGCTGGCCAGCTACGTCCTGGCCTGA
- the rimM gene encoding ribosome maturation factor RimM (Essential for efficient processing of 16S rRNA), translated as MPEDSRLILVGQVAGGFGVKGEVRVTAFTADPLALTDYGPLLRADGSVGLTLTQARPDKNGIVGRAREITTKEEADALRGLKLHVPRDRFPEPEEDEFYLADLLGIEARDAAGQAVGTVKSVQNFGADDMLEIAPAEGGPTWYLPFTKAATPELHLVDGWILIVRPTEVGEREPD; from the coding sequence ATGCCGGAAGACAGCAGACTGATCCTGGTCGGGCAGGTGGCCGGGGGGTTCGGGGTCAAGGGGGAGGTGCGGGTGACCGCGTTCACCGCCGATCCGTTGGCGCTGACGGACTATGGGCCGCTGTTGCGGGCGGACGGGTCGGTGGGGCTGACGCTGACGCAGGCGCGGCCGGACAAGAACGGCATTGTCGGACGCGCCAGGGAAATCACGACCAAGGAAGAGGCCGACGCCCTGCGCGGCTTGAAGCTGCACGTGCCCCGCGACCGCTTTCCCGAGCCGGAGGAAGACGAGTTCTATCTGGCGGATTTGCTGGGGATCGAGGCGCGCGATGCGGCGGGCCAGGCCGTGGGCACAGTCAAGTCGGTGCAGAACTTCGGCGCCGACGACATGCTGGAAATCGCGCCCGCCGAGGGCGGCCCGACCTGGTACCTGCCTTTCACCAAGGCGGCGACGCCGGAGCTGCACCTGGTCGACGGCTGGATACTGATCGTGCGGCCGACCGAGGTCGGCGAGCGCGAGCCGGACTGA